Genomic window (Verrucomicrobiia bacterium):
TATGAGATCGCCCAGCGCTTCCTTGGCGGGCAATGGTTCAAGCTCTGGGGCACCATCCCGCTGTATCCTTCCATGGATAAAACGGCGGAGATGTATGAGAAACTGATCAAGAACGGTCCATACAGCGAAGTTGCCCCACAGGCACAGATGGACATCGGCACCGCCAAGGAAAAACGCGAAGACTTCGTCGACGCAGTGAAGGCATATGAAAAGGCGGCGGACCGCTACAATGACCGCCCAGCCGTCGCCGCTGATGCTCTCTACAAGGCCGGTCTAGCCTATCAAAAGCAGGCCAAGACGGCGGAATACGATCAAAGCGCAGCCGCCCAAGCCATCGCCGTACTGACTGATTTCATGGCCCTCTACCCGGAAGACGCCCGCATCCCGGAAGCGCAAAAAATCATCGAAGACCTCCGCACCGAACAGGCTCGCGGCAATTTCAAAGTGGCCAAGTTCTACGAAAAAGCCCACCGTTACGAAGGCGCACTCGTTTACTACAACGAAGTCATCCTGCGCGACCCGAATTCCGAGCACGCCGCCGAGGCCAAAGAACGCATCGAAGTCCTGAAGAAGCGCATCGAAGCCAAGAAAGAGCAATAAGATCATGCTGCGCCTCGTTTTTTCCTGCCTGGCCGCGCTGCTCCTCAGCGGATGCGCGGGTTATCAGCTTGGTCCCACCAACGGGACCAAGGCAGGGGAAAAGTCCATTGAAGTACAATTTTTCCAGAACAAGACCGGTGAACCCCGGTTGATTGATGCGGTCACCGGCTCTTTGCGCAAGGTCATCCAGCAGGACGGCACCTATAAACTCGATACTCGGGGTGAAAGCGACGTCGTCCTCACTGGCAGCTTGATAAAATACGATCGCGGTGGCGTCACCTTCCAACCCTCGGACATCCGCACAGTTCGTGATTACAACGTCACCCTCACTGCCCGGGTACAAGCCCGCGAACGCAGCACCGGCAAAGTCATCCTGGACCGCGTGATCACCGGACGCGCCACCTTGCGGGCCGGTTCCGACCTCGCCAGTGCCGAACGCCAGACCCTGCCCAACCTCGCCGAAGATCTGGCCCGCAACATCACCACCTACTTGGTTGATGGCACTTGGTGAGGCCAACTCCTTCGACCTGACTTTTACGTATTTTTACGGGTTTTCCTGCCAAACTCCGGCCTTGTAACCCACCAAAGCCAGGTCACATAATCTCCCCCACGGAATGGAGGGGTGGCTAACGAGAGAAAACTGCCATGCCGGTCAGTTCTGTGCTATGATAGGGCCAATTTGCCTTCCAAGACACAGCTGCCAGGTATACTATCCGGCAATCCAGCCGATATAAATGTGGCCTTAACCTCAGGTTTTACCATGCAACGCGCCCTCACCATGTTACGCGCCCGGCTGCTGCCCTGCATCACCTTGCTGGGGGTGGCTTCCATCTTTAGTGGAACGCTGGCCGCTGCAGACACTCCGCTCGCCACCAACCAGCTCACCAGCCTCTCACTTGAGCAGTTGATGTCCATCGAGGTCACCTCCGTCTCCAAACATGCCGAACCGGTAGCCAAAGCACCCGCTGCCATCCACGTGCTCACAGGAGATGACATCCGGCGTTCCGGCGCGACGAGCATTCCCGAGGCCCTGCGCATGGTTCCAGGTATCAATGTCTCCCAAATCAATCCCGGCAACTGGGCCATCAGTTCCCGTGGGTTCAACGGTCGCTTTGCCAGCAAGCTGCTCGTCATGATCGATGGCCGCAGCGTTTACACCCCGCTTTTCTCAGGCGTTTACTGGGATGTGCAGGATACCTTGCTGGAAGACATCGAACGCATCGAAGTCATCCGCGGTCCAGGCGCCAGCCTCTGGGGTGCCAATGCCGTGAACGGTGTGATCAACATCATCACCAAGGACGCCTTCGATACCCAAGGCGGCATGCTTTCCGGCGGAGGCGGCTGGGAAGAGACCGCCTTCGGTGCCGTCCGCTACGGCGGCAAATTGAACGAACACACCGCCTATCGTGCCTTTGTGAAATACAACCAGCGCGATGACACCCAGTTCGCCATGGACGGCACAGACATATGGCGCGGCGGTTATCGCGTGGACTGGCGCCCGCAACCCGGCTCTTCCGGAATGTTGCAAAGCGAACTCTATGCCGGTGATACCGCTTCTGGCACCGGCGTCGGCATGTCCACCGTCGCGGGCGGTCACGCCTTGGCCCGTTGGGATCGTGAACTCGGCGCTGATTCCACCCTGCGTCTTCAAACTTGGTTCGACCGCACGGAACGCGTCTTCGACATCGTCACCGAGTATCGGAACACGTTCGATCTCGAAGCCCAGCACCAGTTCCTGCTGGGCGAAAAAAACCGCCTAGCCTGGGGTGCGGGCTACCGCTTCACCAGTGACCAAACGTTCGGCTCGCCACAACTCACCTTCGCACCCGCAGAAGTTGACGATCACCTGGCCAGCTTCTTTGTGCAGGATGAAGTCACCCTCCTGCCGGACAAACTTTCCTTAACCTTCGGCAGCAAGCTGGAGCATAACCAATATACCGGTTTAGAGGTGCAGCCCTCCGCCCGTCTAAGCTGGCAACCTTACACCCATCACAGCCTTTGGGCCTCTGTGTCCCGTGCTGTTCGCTCACCTTCCCGTGCAGAGACTGATGTCACTGCCGTCAGTGGTGGTCCCCCGGGTCTTACCACAGTTGTGCGCGGCGCCCCAATGCAGTCTGAGGAACTGCTCGCCTTTGAACTTGGCTGGCGCGCCCAGCTGCATCGCACATTCAGCACGGACTTGGCACTATTTTACAATGACTATGACCGGCTGCGCGCCTTTGACTTCACCTTCACACCCGTGCCGCCCACTGCCACGTTCTCAGTGAATAACGCCATGGACGGCCACACCTATGGCGGCGAACTGTCTCTGAACTGGCAGCCGGTCTCCTGGTGGCGCTGGCAGGCCAGCTATACCTTGCTGCAGATGCATCTGCGCAATGGCCTCGTTTTACCTGACGCCACTTTCTACTACCGGGCGGAAGACAATCCGCAGCAACAGATCCATCTGCGCTCCAGCCTGGACCTGCCGCATGGTTTTGAATTCGACACCCAGCTCTACTACCAGGATTCACTGCCCGGTTTGGGTGTGCCTGCCTATGCACGGCTGGATTTCCGACTCGGCTGGAAACACCGTGACCGCTTTGAAGCCAGCATCGTCCTTCAAAACGCGCTGGACCCCCAACACCGTGAGTATGGCAACGCTTCCATGGTCGTCTCCTCGGAAATCCAGCGGACGCTGTATGGCAAGCTGACCTGGCGCTTCTAAAAATGCTGTCGTTCAGCTCCATATCACAGCATCTCCGCCGGAGCTTTTTCCGGCTGCAGTTCGCGCTTGCCCTGTTGTTCACCAGCGCCAGCTCCCTCCGCGCTGCTGAACCCACCGAGTATGAGATCAAGGCGGCCATGATCTACCGGCTGGCTCAATTCATGGAGTGGCCTTCCAACCGGTTTGATTCTGCCTCCGCACCCCTCTCCCTGGCCATCATGGGCAAAGATCCCTTTGGCGACTCCATCGACACGGTATTGAAGAATCAAAAAATTGGGGACCGCGACATCCTCATACATCGACTTCCTTCCCATGCTGACAACCGCACCAACCACCACGTGATTTACCTCAGCACCAGCCTTTCCGCCGAGGCCCAAAACATCATCTCCAGTGTACGGACAAACGCCGTGTTCACCGTAGGTGAAGGTGAGGACTTCACCACCCGGGGCGGTCACGCGCGGATCTACCTCGAACAGAAGAAGGTGCGTTTCGAGATAAATATCGCCGCCATGGAACGCAGCGGCTTGAAATTACACTCCCAAGTCATGAAACTCGCCACGCGCATCACGCGCGACGGCAAAGACGTGAAGAAGTAGCGACTCCATGAGCTGGTGGCAAAAACTGGCGCTCCGCCGCAAGCTGACCCTCATCATCATGATGACGGCGCTCACCGCTTTGCTCCTCGCCAGCACCGGATTCATCCTCTACGACATCTCCAATTTCCGCGATGCCATCCAAAACGACCTCACCAGCCTCGCGGACATCACCGGTGCGAACAGCTCTGCCGCCATCACCTTCAATGACGCCGAAGCCGCGGAGAAGGACACCCTTTCCCTCTTGCGTGAACGCCCCCACATCATGGCTGCCATCGTCTACCGTTCCGATGGCACCATCTTCGCCCGCTATATCCGCGGAGATTTGAAGGGCACGTACCGCCCCCCTCAAAGCGTTCCCAATGGCCCCTTGGTATTGCAGGACAGTCTGGGCATCGCCCGCCCCATCAATTATGACAACAAACCCATCGGCAACATCTATCTGGAGACCGATGTGGGTGAACTGGACGAGCGCCTGCGCAACTACGCCGGCATCGTGGTCATCCTGTTGCTCATCTCGGGACTGGTCACCTACCTGCTATCTTCCCGCCTGCAAAATGTCATTTCCCTCCCCATCGTCCAGCTGGAAGACACCGCCCAGAAAGTTGCTGAAAAGAAAGATTACTCCCTCCGCGCCGTGAAGCGGGGCGAGGACGAGATCGGTCGCCTCATCGACCGCTTCAACGAGATGCTGGCCCAGATCCAGGCCCGGGATGAAGCTCTTCAAAAAACGCATGAACAGCTCGAGAAACGCGTCGAGGAACGCACCCGCGAACTCCGTCAGGAAGTCGAAGAACGTGAGCGCGCCCAGCGCCGCATGTCCGAATCCGAACAGCTTCACCGCCAGATGGCGTTGAACGCCAGCGATCTCCTCTACGTGATCCATACGGAAGCCGAAATGGTGGATTACTACGGCCAGGTGGATTACCTGTTGGGCTTTGAAGAAGGCGAGTTCCCCCGCACGCTCTCCGCCTGGCACGAACGCATTCATGATAATGACCGCCCACGGGTGTTGCGTGCCTATCTCACTGCCTGCGAAAACGGCACCCTGTTCGATCAGGATTATCTGATCAAAAACGCCCAAGGGCACTGGCGTTATTGGGCCCAGCGCGGCAAACCCATACGCAATCCCGAAGGCAGGATCTCCCGTTTCGTCGGCGCCTGCTCCGACATCACCGAACGCAAGCGCGCCGAGGATGATCTCCGCCGCAGTGAATCCATTCTCCGCAGCTTCTATGACAGCGCCCCGCTCATGATGGGCGTCGTTGAATTGCGGGGCGAAGACATCTTGCATCTGCGCGATAACATCGCGACAGCGCGATTCTTCGGAGTGACGCCGGAATCGATGGAGAACCGGCTATCCTCCCAACTGGGG
Coding sequences:
- the bamD gene encoding outer membrane protein assembly factor BamD → MTKRPVCLLVLLVGLVAFPHVSPAPLIYRPGEGWVYEAVGQEGKWIRGRAKDQLTVAQEAFDSKDYKNAMKAAKRTVKQWPLSDYAPDAQYIIGRSYEERKSDEKAFKEYQKLIEKYPKYAKYDEVLKRQYEIAQRFLGGQWFKLWGTIPLYPSMDKTAEMYEKLIKNGPYSEVAPQAQMDIGTAKEKREDFVDAVKAYEKAADRYNDRPAVAADALYKAGLAYQKQAKTAEYDQSAAAQAIAVLTDFMALYPEDARIPEAQKIIEDLRTEQARGNFKVAKFYEKAHRYEGALVYYNEVILRDPNSEHAAEAKERIEVLKKRIEAKKEQ
- the lptE gene encoding LPS assembly lipoprotein LptE, coding for MLRLVFSCLAALLLSGCAGYQLGPTNGTKAGEKSIEVQFFQNKTGEPRLIDAVTGSLRKVIQQDGTYKLDTRGESDVVLTGSLIKYDRGGVTFQPSDIRTVRDYNVTLTARVQARERSTGKVILDRVITGRATLRAGSDLASAERQTLPNLAEDLARNITTYLVDGTW
- a CDS encoding YfiR family protein gives rise to the protein MLSFSSISQHLRRSFFRLQFALALLFTSASSLRAAEPTEYEIKAAMIYRLAQFMEWPSNRFDSASAPLSLAIMGKDPFGDSIDTVLKNQKIGDRDILIHRLPSHADNRTNHHVIYLSTSLSAEAQNIISSVRTNAVFTVGEGEDFTTRGGHARIYLEQKKVRFEINIAAMERSGLKLHSQVMKLATRITRDGKDVKK
- a CDS encoding TonB-dependent receptor, encoding MQRALTMLRARLLPCITLLGVASIFSGTLAAADTPLATNQLTSLSLEQLMSIEVTSVSKHAEPVAKAPAAIHVLTGDDIRRSGATSIPEALRMVPGINVSQINPGNWAISSRGFNGRFASKLLVMIDGRSVYTPLFSGVYWDVQDTLLEDIERIEVIRGPGASLWGANAVNGVINIITKDAFDTQGGMLSGGGGWEETAFGAVRYGGKLNEHTAYRAFVKYNQRDDTQFAMDGTDIWRGGYRVDWRPQPGSSGMLQSELYAGDTASGTGVGMSTVAGGHALARWDRELGADSTLRLQTWFDRTERVFDIVTEYRNTFDLEAQHQFLLGEKNRLAWGAGYRFTSDQTFGSPQLTFAPAEVDDHLASFFVQDEVTLLPDKLSLTFGSKLEHNQYTGLEVQPSARLSWQPYTHHSLWASVSRAVRSPSRAETDVTAVSGGPPGLTTVVRGAPMQSEELLAFELGWRAQLHRTFSTDLALFYNDYDRLRAFDFTFTPVPPTATFSVNNAMDGHTYGGELSLNWQPVSWWRWQASYTLLQMHLRNGLVLPDATFYYRAEDNPQQQIHLRSSLDLPHGFEFDTQLYYQDSLPGLGVPAYARLDFRLGWKHRDRFEASIVLQNALDPQHREYGNASMVVSSEIQRTLYGKLTWRF